In the Oncorhynchus tshawytscha isolate Ot180627B linkage group LG17, Otsh_v2.0, whole genome shotgun sequence genome, CCTGGTGGTTCTGAAGTGACGTAACACATCTGCAACAGGATTGAGCAGAATTTATCCACTACAGGATATCTATCCCATTAGTAATTTACTAAATCCTTCTGAACGGATCCTCTTAATTTGTGTCCATTTTATAGGTGAAAATAAATCATCCTGCCAAGTATGCTAATTCAAGGTTTCTAAATGCTGGTTTCATTGCTTTATGAGATTTATACAAAAAAGTCAGTTGTGTGAATACAGTTTAGGTCATTTAAGTTCAAATTCATTGAGGTGGTTTCCCAAAATATATCGTAAATTCCCTTGGGAAGAATAAAAGATAGGAGTCAACAGTTTTGAAAAAGACCATTTGCTTTTCTTGAAAAAAAAAACGTAGGCTCATTAAAACATGAATTTAAAGTGCACATacgggaaaaaatgaacatttaccACAGATTAAGAACATACATTCGACAATGATAAAATTAAATACACATTCCATGTCATCAAGTTTAGCAGGCCCTGGACCAGCTGAAATGCACTTGTGGCCTTGGTTAAAACCACTACAGTAATTTAGCAACTGATACCAATCCAACCAGAAGAACTACTTGAACCGTTTTAATTTATGTACCTACAGTAAATAAAATCagtatacatttaaataattttgATAAGGAAAATATTTCAGAGGCGTGCAGTTAATGTTTGTTAACTGACCGTTAAGACTTATAAAAGCTGCTTAAAAACGTTTTGGGCAAACGTACCGTTTAGTCTGACcacgtttacatgcacaccaatatTCCGTTATTATTCGGGGTACCCAAGTACTCTCTTGAGTTGACACACGTAAACATCATATCTCGTTTACAATAACCCGAAAAAGTTTGTATCCCGGTTATGAGAAACCCGGATAAAATGCCTTGGATTTGCTGCTTAGATGGGATACTGTGGCATGCAAACATTTTATCCCGTTTACTGTTGTTTTTCGCAGTCTGTGTAGGCTCAGTTTCAGGTATAATGGGTGTTgtgtgatgttttcatctgattgttaaacaaatcacttCCAAAAGTAGGCAAACTGCTCAGTTCCATCCACCATGATAATTTATTTTTGCCGATACTCCATCCTGGACCGTGTAGCGTAATTTAGACAACTTTCTGTTTACAATTTCCGACATTTGGAAGGACATTTGTTCGTCAACTAtagttagatacatgcagcttctcttcggtcataacttgttgccccagaagactaaataaagtagTGCTCAACAGAATCATGTCTTACATTGACAGAATGAGTGCATTAGTAATCTAGTTAAAACCGGTAAAGTTGTCTGTTTCGTTTAGGGACCCGGGGAGAACAGTGAAAATATTTGGTCTTTGCAAAATGCCCAAATGTCATCAGGTTGACTGGTTTTAGTGGAATTAAAAGCTGAGAAAACGATGAAATTGGTTTATGATAAGACTTTAGTCTGTCTTgggtgcatattttatgtggttgaaatactgtctGCTTGAATAACAGTGTCAACGAAAACACACGCACTCGCATTTCCTCAAGAGATGCTGAAAGAATTcgtatttctccactcctgtttccgagacaaaattaacatttgttgtgtaatttCACTGCAAgaaatgcagaattctgcaagagttaatattatattacgCTACATGTGAAAGGTTATAGGCCATATTTCAGTTAATATTTAACCCATATCAATTTAAAACGAGGAATAATCCGTTTATTCATCAGTACAGGGATACTTGTGAGCGGGATATCAAAAGTGCATGTAAACAGCTTAACCCGAATAAGACCTTCTGCGGGATACAGCTACTGTCCACAATACATTGCACATGTAAACGTGGTCACTGACTACAGTGTGTGCTACAGGCAATGACTAAAAATCCACCGAGAGGACGTGTGTGAGTTTTGTGTGTCTTTGAAATCTGATCTCTACTAAGCAAATGAGCAGATTCAATCATTCTATACAAGTAATCATTATACACTCCAGTAAACTGGTAAAGGAATTGGAATAATCGTTAGCTGCTTGGAACTTCCAATCTCAGACCACAAACATTGAGAGGGCCCTGCCCCCACTCGTAAAAGGCTGAAgtaatatctttaaaaaaaaaaacgtgtttcTGACCAAATATATACATAGACTGGACACATTCATAGACATGTTGTACATACGTCTACAGTAGTGATCAGTGGACATAGTCTGACTGACAGGCAGTAGGCCCCATAGGGAAGGAGTAGGAAATAACATGGCCCCCCCCGTGAGGAAGCCTTCACAGCTCTTGTGCCCTTgcccgtctctccctccacatgGCCCGAATCTCAGTCACGATCAGCGGCAAGATGAAGACTATGCTGCAGCCGGTCTGTGAGGCGATCAAATAACAGGACCAAATATGTCACCAACAGGGACAACACAGTGCCTTATGTAAGATGCTCCTGAGGAGAATGAGTGACTCATTTCTGGAAGACGTGAACAGTGTCTCACATTATGGGTTAGACATGATGATCTTACCATGACGATGAAGAAGTAGAAGACAAACATCCAGCCCAGCTTGCTCTCGATCACTGATACCAAATACTGGAAGACAAGGTAAAAAAACTCAACATTAAATCACTGGAAAGCACATATTTCTCTGtgtatgcatgtactgtatgcatgtgtgtacttTCTCGGTCtctagtgtgtgttacctgtcccGCTGCAGCTCCAATACTCCCGGTCCCGTCCACTATGCCGGTGACGGTAGCCAGAGCCTCCTGACTGCCCCTGAGGGCCTCCTGTCGTCCCAGGTCTGCAGAGATGGCTGAGCTGATCATGTTGGACGGTCCTCCTATGAAGAAACCTGTGGTGGCCAGGAGAGCTGCATTCACCACCTGGTCCGGAGGGGAGTCTGAGGGGGGGACAACACAGGGTTAATTCACACgttgtttttttgtgtggatTGTGTATGAGACAGCAAGGGATGTGTTTCCATTTTTCTTTTTCCGCCATCATGGGCGCCCCTTGGTGGTCTAGAATGGGCATAAACACAATAATGAACCATTTCCATTTTTTTCCTTAAATAAATTAGATCACATTAAAATGGAATGTTGGCCTGAATAATATAGTGAAATGTTTTGGGCTAGAAAAAGGAAGACGGCAGATGAAAGAAGGAGGAGTACTCACGGCTGTAACCCACCAGGGCTCCCATAGCCAGCAGCAGACTGACGGCTAACACTGGAGCTCTCTTCCCCATGAAGTCTGAGATCAGGCCCTGGATCGTaccacctgggagagagagagagagaatacacaaTTTCCTGTACCGTCTAAAGGGGTCTACACAGTCGTTCCAAAAATCCAGTCGCACAACTGTACGTGGAACTACGTAGAGAGCGTTACAAACGGACCTCCGTCGGCTCCGTTGGCGTAGACCCCTTTGTGTAGACCCCTTTAGACGGCATAGATAAATGACTCCGCATAGCTAGCTAGGATGTTACCACATCTAAACCGTAGTCAACAACACCAATGTCATTCATATTAACCAGTCCATACAGCCAGCGTTAACTAGGCCTGGGCCGTAACACTCACCTATGATGCCTCCCACGTCGTACCACACAGAGAGCCTGTCGGCCTGGGCCTCCTTCCAGCCAAAGTTCCTGCTCAGGTAGAAGGGCAACCAGAAGAAGAAGGAGTAGTTGACCAGCTTCAGACAGGCGTACGCCAGGGAATACtggggagagaggatgacagtCACCAGTTACTAGATGAGTCATCTCAGAAAGCCAGAACTAAAATCTTCAGATCGTCGAGATGCTCCATAATGCAATACTTGCTTTATTGGTCCATTTGCTCAGAGAAAGATACTAATGCAACTAGCGACGTGTTCATCCCCCCCTAAACAAAACTGTCAGCCAAAGAATTGAGATAGAATGGAAACTCATAAACCGGGAGGGGCAGATAGCAGAGAGGATGATAAGATGATAGATATAGAAATAGATAAGGATATAGACAGGGGGGGGGGTGAATGAAAGAGGGCGATAGGAGGGTGAGTGCAAAAGAGAGAGTGGGTGACCGCCGACCAGAGATAGGGAGGTCAtgcgaaagagacagagacacaaagagagctCTAGTAATATCCCACTCACAGGCAGCACTCCGGGAAGGCAGAAGGCCTGGCAGAATCCGATGGCTTTGGGTGTTTCCCGCGGCTCCTCATCCCCCTGCCGGATGGTGTAGTACCCTCCGTCACACACCTCCTCCgatccctcctcatcctcttcatcACTCATCAGAGGCCTGTGGCTGTCTGCGTCTTTTTCCACTGGTCTCAGACCTGTTTCTGACTCCAAACACAAACCTGATGGGACAGAGAAACACCACTCTTCATCAAAAGAGTCCAAGTATATTgtagctaaactcagcaaaactaaatgcgtttattttcagcaaacgtaatgtgtaaatatttgtatgaacataacaagattcaacaactgagacataaactgaacaagttccacagacatgtgaaggacagaaatggaataatgtgtccctgaacaagggggcGGGGgggcagtatctggtgtggccaccagctgcattaagtactgcagtgtatctcctcctcatggactgcaccaggtttgccagttcttgctgtgagatgttaccccactcctccaccaaggcacctgcaagttcccggacatttctggggggggaatggctctagccctcaccctccgatccaacaggtcccagacgtgctcaatgggaatgAGAtacgggctcttcactggccatagcagaacactgacattcctgtcttgcaggaaatcacgcatagaacgagcagtatggatggtggcattgtcatgctggagggtcatgtcaggatgagcctgcaggaagggcatgagggaggagaatgtcttccctgtaacgcacagcgttgagattgcctgcaatgacaacaagctcagtccgatgatgctgtgacacaccgccccagaccgtgacggatcctccacctcgatcccgctccagagtacaggcctcggtgtaacgctcattccttcgacgataaacacaaatccgaccatcacccctggtgagacaaaaccgcagctcgtcagtgaagagcactttttgccagtcctgtctggtccagcgacggtgggtttgtgctcataggcgacgcggttgccggtgatgtctggtgaagacctgccttacaacaggcctacaagccctcagtccagcctctctcagcctattgcggacagtctgaccgctgatggagggattgtgcgttcctggtgtaactcgggcagttgttgttgccatcctgtacctgtccagcaggtgtgatgttcggatgtaccgatcctgtgcaggtgttgttacacgtggtctgccactgcgaggatggtCAGCTGTCCGTCTCCCTGTAGCattgtcttaggcatctcacagtacagacattgcaatttattgccttggccacaACTGCAGTCCTcacgcctccttgcagcatgcctaagcgTGTTCAcggagatgagcagggaccctgggcatctttcttttattgtttttcagagtcagtagaaaggcctctttagtgtcctacattttcacaactatgaccttaattgcctaccgtctgtaagctgttagtgtcttaatgaccgttccacaggtgcattttcattcattgtttatggttcattgaacaagcatgggaaacagtgtttaaaccctttataatgaagatctgtgaagttatttggatttttacgaattatctttgaaagacagggtcctgaaaaaggaacatttctttttttgctgagtttatattacaggtcgactgattaatcggaatggccgattaattagggctgatttcaagttttcataacaatcggaaatctgtatttttggacggcgatttcttcttttttttttacaactttatttaacgaggcaagtcagttaagaacacattcttattttcaatgacggccttggaacggTGGCAGAACGGTggcagccttgttcaggggcagaacgacagattttcaccctgtcagctctgggattcaatcttgcaaccttacagttaactagtccaacgctctaaccacctgcctctcattgcactccacgaggagcctgcctgttacgcgaatgcagtagaagccaaggtaagttgctagctagcattaaacttatcttataaaaaacaatcaatcaataaatcataatcactagttaactacacatggttaatgatattacttactagtttatctagcgtgtcctgcgtaaccaaagcgcatttgtgaaaaaagcacaatcgttgcatgaCTGTACTTAACCATGAACACCAATGccattcttaaaatcaatacacagaagtatatatttttaaacctgcatatttagcaaaaagaaatccaggttagcaagcaatattaaccaggtgaaattgtgtcacttctcttgagctcattgcacgcagagtcagggtatatgtaacagtttgggcagcctggctcattgcggactaatttgccagaattctacataattatgacataacattgaaggttgtacattgtagcaagaatatttagacttagggatgccacccgttagataaaataccgaacagttccgtatttcactgaaataataaacgttttgttttcgaaatgatagtttccggattcgaccatattaatgaccaaaggctcgtatttctgtgtgttattatgttataattaagtctatgatttgatatttgatagagcagtctgactgagcgatggtaggcagcagcaggctcgtaagcattcattcaaacagcacttttgtgcgttttgccagaagctcttcgcaagcacagcgctgtttatgacttcaagcctatcagcctaatggctggtgtgaCCGAtgggaaatggctagctagttagcggggtgcgcgctaatagcatttcaaatgtcactcgctctgagacttcgagtagttattccccttgctctgcaagggccacggcttttgtggagcgatgggtaatgctgcttcgagtgtggctgttgtcaatgtgttcctggttcgagcccaggtagaggagagggacggaagctatactgttacactggcaatactaaagtgcctataagaacatccaatagtcaaaggtatatgaaatacaaatggtagagagagaactagtcctataaatactaaataccatattaactacaacctaaaacctcttaccttggtatattgaagtctcatgttaaaaggaagcaCCAACTtttatatgttctcatgttctgagcaaggaactcaaacgttagcttttttacatggcacatattgcacttttactttcttatccaacactttgtttttgcattatttaaatcaaattgaacatgtttcattatttatttgagactaaatagatttttattgatgtattatattaagttaaaataagtgttcattcagtattgttgtaattgtcattattacaaataaatacttttttaaaattatttaaatcggtatcggctttttttggggggggtcctccaataatcggtatcatgttgaaaaatcataaatcggtcgacctctagtttataTGTGCTTTATATcatattccacacacacacacacacacacacacacacacacacacttttttaacTTCCTCAAGGAACAATAACAATTAATGTCAAGAgaattgaaacaaacaattagaTGGCACAGAAAGGAGGAAGTTGCTtcaatgtttattctattctactgagccatttactttatgctCGTACTCTTATCTTGGATTATCTTCGAGAAGGAAccagcaagtaagcatttcattggacggtgTGTACCATGCGTATCCTGTACACACGACTAATAGAACTTGAGACTTGAAGTGAAAGAATGTACAGTATGACACAATGATAGGGAGACAATGCCAGACCAATGAGGGAGACTGTACATATGCGGACCTAATACTCACCCACTTCTTTAGGGGAGGTGAGCAGACCAAAgaacaccaccaccccaccagcaAACTGCAGCACTGAAGTGACCAGGAAGGCATACTGCAGAAACACATCATAACACTGGGGTGACTTGTATTGTGAATTGTGCTGTTCGTGCTATGTAGCTAACTATGTAGCAAGAGGTTGAGAGGAAGACACCACCACATAACTTCACTTTTCTCTCGACAACAATGTAGTGACATTTTCTAGAGACTTACTAACTAGACCATACCAGGTATTGTCTATGCTACATAGCATGTCCGTTTTTCATCTAGactttataaaaaaaaaagtgagtCCCAGAGCGGATCTGTAATaggtatatctgtgtgtgtctgcactcACCTCATAACCGTACTTGAGAACACTGGATGCCAGGAAAGCGCCCAGGATGTTCCCAACAGACGCACAGGCACTCcacaggccaaacacaaaacctcgcctggagggaggaggagacatacAGCGGTTACTCTCAAGaacatgcacaacacacacaacacaatactcaATTAGAACCTTGTCTTCTAGAATACAACAGAACATCACAGGGTTGTTCCGTATGATTTCAATCACTTTCTGACGGCACCCCCTTTGATGTAAAATAAGGTCTTAGATTATGTAAAATGGGCTCTAAACTAAAACATTTGTGAAAATTAGTCAAATCTGaggtcacttgtttttagataAATAACATTTATGCAATAAAAAAAAGTTATTCttaaaattaaaaactgaaaaaaaatgaaatcatAGAATAGACTAAAAACCccgtttgtaagcttttaaatgatatcaaactcaaccTTTATCTGTGCtaaagacatggatgtctcatggtagggtGGGGAATTGTTACAGGTTTTGGTTTTTAAATTTATGTTTTAAGGTTGGACTTTAGCATGTATATGGTTAACACGTAgggcgcaccgattggtgtcaccttgttagtcagtatTGGATACACCTATGCTGGTTGCCATCTCTTTAGTGGGAAGGCGTTAACCTGTCCTGGCCCAGGCGCTATTTAAGAGCGGCTGGCCCTGttctccagttgtcttgatagacgCAGAGGGTTAACACCTTCAGTTGGTGCACCTGATTTTGATTTCTAGACAAAAAAATCCTTGATCTGAaacctttttggtttgcttcctgtctttaacctcggtttttcttttgtttgcctctttgGCAAATTTAGTGGGCGCCAATGGTGGACGTCTTTTAGGTTCCAGTTGTggttgctagtcaactttcagtggacacgcCCGTGTCTTTCAGAACCTCTCCTAAAACCACCCGTTTCAttttggttgttggtcattgACAATTAGTCCCCCTTCTGTTTGCGTGACATTTTTGGTTTTCTTGTTGGAGAACGTAACAGTATGCAAAAATAGGTCAACTTTGAACAcctatctcctgaatgttttggcattcaggtccaaaaaaaAAAGTTACTTTCTGACCAATTTCACCATGGGCAAACATGTATGAAAGGTTTCAGGCAAATCAAAAGGTGTGCCGTCAGAAAGCGATTGAAATCATATGGAACGACCCCACAGTTAAAGCAATCACCCAAGGCTACTGTTTGTAAAGACAACTTCTGATTGTTGACATTCAAGGACCTTTCCTCAATCTGTGAGTGATCTGCATTGATCAGTAGTGATGGGGCAAACAAACACAGTTACAGATGAGGAGATTCTTTTTGATGATATTGCAATACTATTTTGGCGCTAGGTTTGCTGTACTGACACCCAAACTCCAGTATTTTCCCTTCGTAGCTTGTTCGCCATCTTATTTTTAGGGTGCCCGTTTGTTTTCAGcccttttatttccatgactgaccaAAACTAgttctcatggctctctcagaCATACGGTGAGCAATATCGTTTGGAACaccgaatcgcaataaaatcacaatacatatagaattgggGGAATCGCAATAAATATTGTATCGCTATCATATCgtaaggtccctggcaattcccagccctaataaTGATCCGTGTTGGAGTATACTAGTGTCATGGCAGAGAGAGTGATATGATACTCACCCCGACTTGCCAAACCAGTTCCCCATGACTGCCACCACACAGGGCCAGACAGCAGACTGCAGTAGGCCGTTCAGCACCCAAAGACCACAGTACAGGTAGATGTTATAGAACTGCAGCCACTCAGTCAGGGTACCAAACACAAACTCCTGGGAAATGAAGGAGGGAAAAACAGAAAGTGATATTGGATTACGCCACTAAATAAACACAGTGAAATATAATGGGATCAAAATGCAGAATCTGCAGTATATGACTATTGTAGTAATTAGGTTTTCACAAAGTACCTATTGTATAAATCTGTTGTAACAACTGTGTAGATGTATATGAAATATAATATATGAAATATAAAAGCACTTAACCACTTACCACTATGGCTGAACCACACAGACCAAAGGAGAGGACATATCGGAGGTTCATGCGATCTCCAATCACTCCACTCATATATAAGCCCTGAACGAATATTGAACAACACACGCATGTTTACCTTGTCCTCCTGCTTTGACTACGCATCAGTGTGCTTGATTCCATGTTGATAATGAAAGATGACATTAATGAATTAGCATACATTAGTTTAATGTGCATGTTAGCATGTGGCAGGAGAGAGAAGTAAATCTGATCTGACTGATTAGGTTACATTGAGTCACTGTTGCTAGACTACCAACCCAGTAGCCCCCCGTGACCCAAGCTGACCCCGACACTCACCACGGCGTAGGAAAACAGGAAGATGGTGTCGAGGACACCCAGAAACAGAGTGGCTCCATCGGAGTCTGCAAACAGGTTATTCTCCTCCCATGTCTGGAGGAAGATACAGAATAGACAATCAAAGATACATACAGTAACACAATAACTCAACTTTAGATCATTTAACACAAAAACGTTGTCAGAGTAACTGAGTAAAGGGATTTATTTAACCCTT is a window encoding:
- the LOC112216849 gene encoding sugar phosphate exchanger 3; the encoded protein is MSSPCCGFLAQYTHHHLVAFLLTFFSYVLLHASRKTFSNVKVSISAQWTPSVQNASSPAFSPGETWEENNLFADSDGATLFLGVLDTIFLFSYAVGLYMSGVIGDRMNLRYVLSFGLCGSAIVEFVFGTLTEWLQFYNIYLYCGLWVLNGLLQSAVWPCVVAVMGNWFGKSGRGFVFGLWSACASVGNILGAFLASSVLKYGYEYAFLVTSVLQFAGGVVVFFGLLTSPKEVGLCLESETGLRPVEKDADSHRPLMSDEEDEEGSEEVCDGGYYTIRQGDEEPRETPKAIGFCQAFCLPGVLPYSLAYACLKLVNYSFFFWLPFYLSRNFGWKEAQADRLSVWYDVGGIIGGTIQGLISDFMGKRAPVLAVSLLLAMGALVGYSHSPPDQVVNAALLATTGFFIGGPSNMISSAISADLGRQEALRGSQEALATVTGIVDGTGSIGAAAGQYLVSVIESKLGWMFVFYFFIVMTGCSIVFILPLIVTEIRAMWRERRARAQEL